The Dermochelys coriacea isolate rDerCor1 chromosome 7, rDerCor1.pri.v4, whole genome shotgun sequence genome window below encodes:
- the LOC119859385 gene encoding monocarboxylate transporter 2-like isoform X2: MISAAFCTSILQLYICVGVISGFGLALNLQPSVIIIGKYFLKRRPIANGLAMAGSPVMLCTLAPLNQFLFDNFGWRGSFFILGAILLNCCVAGALFRPIGMAADPAQEQTIKQAEKTVKEQPNKSSVEMVHPKTVSLLSGTEEEEDKDCCEKFNKYLDFSLFKHRGFLIYLIGNVLMFLGFFAPIVFLAPYAKHLGIDEYSSAFLLSILAIVDMIARPTTGIIANSKWVRPKIQYFFSFSIAFNGACHLLCPLATGYTGLVIYAVFFGLAFGMVCAMLFETLMDLVGAARFTSAVGLVTIVECCTILLGPPIGGTLIDTFGDYKYMFIKCGAVMVLAGTFLFIMNYYNYRMLAKEEKERKAMEEAMKDNKHLRTETEDGNIWAKEKMQDGPEVEPLRDEKEGLKKEVNGKSEV; this comes from the exons ATGATTTCGGCGGCGTTCTGCACTAGCATTTTACAGCTTTACATCTGCGTTGGAGTCATTTCAG GATTTGGCCTTGCTCTTAACCTTCAGCCTTCAGTGATAATCATCGGGAAATACTTTTTGAAAAGGAGACCAATCGCCAATGGTCTTGCCATGGCTGGGAGCCCCGTAATGCTTTGTACCCTTGCTCCTTTGAACCAGTTCCTTTTTGACAATTTTGGCTGGAGAGGCAGTTTTTTTATTCTTGGGGCAATTTTACTGAACTGCTGTGTGGCTGGTGCTCTCTTCCGGCCCATTGGAATGGCAGCTGACCCTGCTCAGGAACAAACCATCAAGCAAGCTGAAAAGACTGTAAAAGAGCAGCCCAATAAAAGCTCGGTTGAAATGGTCCATCCCAAAACTGTCAGTTTATTGAGCGGAACAGAAGAAGAGGAGGACAAAGACTGCTGTGAGAAGTTTAATAAGTACCTTGATTTTTCCCTCTTTAAGCACAGAGGTTTCCTGATTTACCTGATTGGAAATGTGCTCATGTTTCTGGGATTTTTTGCTCCTATTGTTTTTTTGGCCCCTTACGCAAAGCACCTTGGCATTGATGAATACTCATCAGCCTTCCTCCTTTCTATCCTTGCAATAGTCGATATGATCGCCAGACCCACCACTGGAATTATTGCCAACAGTAAATGGGTGAGGCCAAAGATCCAGtattttttcagcttttcaattGCTTTTAATGGTGCCTGCCATCTCCTGTGCCCCTTAGCCACAGGCTACACGGGTCTAGTCATATACGCCGTCTTTTTTGGCTTGGCCTTTGGTATGGTTTGTGCCATGCTCTTTGAAACCCTCATGGATCTCGTGGGAGCTGCGCGATTCACAAGTGCTGTTGGCCTTGTCACCATAGTGGAGTGTTGCACTATACTTCTTGGACCACCTATTGGAG GAACGCTTATAGATACTTTTGGAGATTACAAATACATGTTCATTAAATGTGGAGCTGTGATGGTCTTGGCAGGAACATTCCTGTTCATCATGAATTACTACAATTACCGTATGCTGgcgaaagaggagaaggaaagaaaagcgATGGAAGAGGCAATGAAGGACAACAAACATTTAAGGACAGAAACAGAGGATGGCAATATCTGGGCCAAAGAAAAGATGCAGGATGGTCCGGAGGTGGAACCTTTGAGAGATGAAAAAGAGGGACTAAAAaaagaagtgaatggcaaaagtGAAGTCTAA